A genomic region of Colletotrichum destructivum chromosome 1, complete sequence contains the following coding sequences:
- a CDS encoding Putative major facilitator, sugar transporter, major facilitator superfamily, with amino-acid sequence MVSGKVYSWYSALLAAMCMVLYGFDASVFNAVQASDNWLAYFDLDPDEDTQLIGLINTVYTIGAIIAGFFFGGPLADYAGRRIGMGVGCALTIAAAFMQAFAPRHNLGVFMAGRVIIGIGQGLALTAGPVYINEITPAEIRGVVMTFWQLNFSVGSFLAFWINYACGLNREKLGDWDWRMVVLFQILVPTIVCCTLWTIPESPRWYVQKGKPERARKVLLSLRNTQEEAEQELLSIREAIEYEKEAISNNYTALFKDPSVRKRLFLTILLNIGQQLTGQGTLNNYSTQIYRKVWPSKSTINLINALNGTFGILFTLNATWTADRFGRRWLFMVGAVGMGLCMMIVPIVGMATPDLPGGTKSQSVGISIVFLLFLFAFFYKPSWGATVWIYTAEVFSMNIRAQAVGMCSQSQNVANTIFQQFFPTFLKNTGLKCLFFFMAVNFLLVAYVFFFIPETKKVPLEEIDVLFGGVNHVEKGSKMVGHGPTEQEIEDVEAEPRPQQQQQQHQQQAPEVKGA; translated from the exons ATGGTGTCTGGAAAGGTTTACAGCTG GTACTCCGCCCTGCTGGCGGCCATGTGCATGGTGTTGTACGGCTTCGACGCCTCCGTCTTCAACGCCGTCCAGGCTTCGGACAACTGGCTCGCCTACTTCGACCTCGATCCG GACGAAGACACACAGCTCATCGGCCTTATCAACACGGTGTACACCAtcggcgccatcatcgccggcttcttcttcggtgGCCCCCTG GCCGACTACGCCGGCCGCCGCATCGGAATGGGCGTCGGCTGCGccctcaccatcgccgccgccttcatgCAGGCCTTTGCGCCTCGCCACAACCTCGGCGTCTTCATGGCCGGCCGAGTCATCATCGGTATCGGCCAGGGCCTTGCATTGA ccGCCGGCCCCGTGTACATCAACGAAATCACCCCCGCCGAGATCCGCGGCGTGGTCATGACCTTCTGGCAGCTCAACTTCAGCGTCGGCAGCTTCCTGGCCTTCTGGATCAACTACGCCTGCGGCCTCAACcgcgagaagctcggcgacTGGGACTGGCGCATGGTCGTGCTCTTCCAGATCCTCGTCCCGACCATCGTCTGCTGCACGCTCTGGACCATCCCCGAGTCGCCCCGTTGGTACGTCCAGAAGGGCAAGCCCGAGAGGGCGCGAAAGGTGCTCTTGTCCCTGCGCAACACccaggaggaggccgagcaggagctGCTGTCCATCCGGGAGGCCATCGAGtacgagaaggaggccatcagCAACAACTATACCGCCCTGTTCAAGGACCCCTCCGTCCGCAAGCGTCTCTTCCTCACCATCCTGCTCAACATCGGGCAGCAGCTCACGGGGCAGGGCACGCTCAACAACTACTCGACCCAGATCTACCGCAAGGTGTGGCCGAGCAAGTCGaccatcaacctcatcaacgCGCTCAACGGCACTTTCGGCATCCTGTTCACGCTCAACGCCACCTGGACCGCCGACCGCTTCGGTCGTCGATGGCTGTTCATGGTCGGAGCTGTGGGCATGGGTCTCTGTATGATGATCGTCCCCATCGTCGGGATGGCTACGCCGGACCTGCCCGGCGGGACGAAGTCGCAGTCTGTCGGCATCTCgatcgtcttcctcctcttcctctttgcCTTCTTCTACAAGCCTTCATG GGGAGCAACCGTGTGGATCTACACGGCCGAGGTCTTCTCGATGAACATCAGAGCCCAGGCTGTCGGCATGTGCTCCCAGTCGCAGAACGTCGCCAACACCATTTTCCAGCAGTTCTTCCCGACGTTTCTCAAGAACACGGGCCTCAAgtgcctcttcttcttcatggccgtcaacttcctgctcgtcgcctacgtctttttcttcatcCCTGAGACCAAGAAGGTGCCCCTGGAGGAGATTGACGTGCTGTTCGGAGGCGTCAACCACgtcgagaagggcagcaagaTGGTCGGTCATGGGCCTACGGAGCAAGAGATTgaagacgtcgaggccgagccccgcccgcagcagcagcagcagcagcatcagcagcaggctCCTGAAGTCAAGGGTGCGTGA
- a CDS encoding Putative anoctamin — MGIMEKLGVTDPLANLPHRPQSYNDKYVVVYDFSEVDAETSVKELTTLLSDLESAGLQTEVRAGYDQTLLVFVKAPRELLGNTVYKSRVKDWLYGIVPEHPGGSKTTIVDGAFEAEDILSVYHLVNWSKSLGGAGITPEAGQWKNVKAIFPLHNEERNQSLMKHLSKRLFLTLDDIDSIRDLWGTKVAFYFAFIQTYLLFLTFPAITGVIAWMYLSKYSLFYAISTCVWCTVFLEYWKIQEVDLSIRWNVQGIGKVKVNRPQFKYDRIIKDEAGREKHYFPKWKQITRQLLQIPFVLISAFALGAIIVLVFAIEVLISEGYDGPYKNVIEYVPTCLLAVALPYISSALEDIATTLTNYENHRTADYHEMSLTQKIFVLNIITNYLPILITAFVYVPFGDTFVPWLERMTKAFLGALGQKYMDDDLSFHVDADRLRDEVIALVVTGQISGFFDENIMPVLKHKAQGLYREYRRSHSKDTMLMSIVQDDPEEARFLRSARNQATLDKYNVQDDIAEIVLQFGYLALFSPVWPLIPIGFLINNVVELRTDFLKICMEHQRPAPVRTDGIGPWINSLDFLTWVGSLSTGAIVHLFGANSIGGGAWWALPITIFISEHIFLALRALVRFALQRVGSEQIRKQRQQRYATRVKHLEEIEADKQQGLMLSVAERERRKSIRAMGHESFWTTQIDEGASAAVGIGLIQSVKRAEVLKNGQPKLD, encoded by the exons atGGGCATAATGGAGAAACTAGGGGTGACAGACCCCTTGGCAAACCTTCCCCACAGGCCGCAGTCCTACAACGACAAGTATGTCGTCGTCTATGATTTCAGTGAAGTTG ATGCCGAGACCTCCGTCAAGGAGCTCACGACGCTCCTGAGCGACCTCGAGTCGGCCGGACTCCAGACCGAGGTGCGCGCCGGCTACGACCAGACGctgctcgtcttcgtcaaggccCCACGTGAGCTCCTCGGAAATACCGTCTACAAGTCAAG GGTCAAGGATTGGCTCTATGGCATCGTGCCCGAACACCCCGGCGGCTCAAAgaccaccatcgtcgacggcgccttcgaggccgaggacatcCTGTCCGTCTACCACCTTGTCAACTGGTCCAAGtcgctgggcggcgccgggaTCACTCCGGAGGCCGGGCAATGGAAGAACGTCAAAGCCATCTTCCCGCTGCACAACGAGGAGAGGAACCAGTCCCTGATGAAGCACCTCAGCAAGCGCCTGTTCCTGACCCTGGACGACATTGACTCGATCCGAGACCTCTGGGGGACCAAG GTCGCCTTCTACTTCGCCTTCATCCAGACCTACCTGCTCTTCCTCACGTTCCCCGCCATCACCGGCGTCATCGCCTGGATGTACCTCTCCAAGTACTCCCTCTTCTACGCCATCTCGACCTGCGTGTGGTGCACCGTCTTCCTCGAGTACTGGAAGATCCAGGAGGTCGACCTCAGCATCCGCTGGAACGTCCAAGGCAtcggcaaggtcaaggtcaacCGCCCGCAGTTCAAGTACGACCGCATCATCAAGGATGAGGCCGGCCGCGAGAAGCACTACTTCCCCAAGTGGAAGCAGATCACGCGCCAGCTGCTCCAGATCCCCTTTGTGCTGATCTCGGCTTTCGCGctcggcgccatcatcgtgctcgtcttcgccatcgaGGTGCTGATATCCGAGGGGTATGATGGGCCGTATAAGAACGTCATT GAATACGTCCCGACGTGCttgctcgccgtcgccctgccCTACATCAGCAGCGCCCTCGAGGACATCGCCACGACGCTGACCAACTACGAGAACCACCGCACCGCCGACTACCACGAGATGTCGCTGACGCAGAAGATCTTCGTGctcaacatcatcaccaacTACCTGCCCATCCTCATCACGGCCTTCGTCTACGTGCCCTTTGGCGACACCTTCGTCCCCTGGCTCGAGCGCATGACCAaggccttcctcggcgcgcTTGGCCAGAAGtacatggacgacgacctcaGCTTCCACGTCGACGCGGACCGGCTCCGCGACGAggtcatcgccctcgtcgtcacggGCCAGAtctcgggcttcttcgacgagaACATCATGCCGGTGCTCAAGCACAAGGCGCAGGGCCTGTACCGCGAGTACCGCCGCTCGCACTCCAAGGACACGATGCTCATGTCCATCGTCCAGGACGACCCGGAGGAGGCCCGGTTCCTGCGCAGCGCGCGCAATCAGGCGACGCTCGACAAGTACAACGTGCaggacgacatcgccgagatcgtGTTACAGTTCGGCtacctcgccctcttctcgcCCGTCTGGCCGCTGATCCCCATCGGCTTCCTCATCAacaacgtcgtcgagctgcgcACCGACTTCCTCAAGATCTGCATGGAGCACCAGCGACCTGCCCCCGTCCGTACCGACGGCATCGGCCCCTGGATCAACTCGCTCGACTTCCTCACCTGGGTCGGCAGCCTCTCgaccggcgccatcgtccaCCTCTTCGGCGCCaacagcatcggcggcggcgcctggtGGGCGCTGCCCATCACCATCTTCATCAGCGAGCACATCTTCCTGGCGCTGCGCGCCCTGGTGCGCTTCGCCCTGCAGCGCGTCGGCTCCGAGCAGATCCGCaagcagcgccagcagcgGTACGCCACGCGCGTCAAGCACCTcgaggagatcgaggccgacaagcAGCAGGGGCTGATGctctccgtcgccgagcgCGAGCGGCGCAAGTCCATCCGCGCCATGGGCCACGAGTCGTTCTGGACGACGCAAATCGATGAGGGCGCGAGCGCGGCGGTGGGCATCGGGCTGATCCAGTCGGTCAAGAGGGCCGAGGTGCTGAAGAACGGCCAGCCGAAGCTCGACTGA
- a CDS encoding Putative xylose isomerase-like, TIM barrel domain, xylose isomerase-like superfamily, whose amino-acid sequence MSQAPTPPFDNPLSFASCSIGLPRHTLEQKLDAIAAAGFNGIELSFPDLQSFANRHLDKGDVAEDDYASLCEAGKLVRALCDRKELQIMVLQPFANFEGWPRGSKEREDAFARARGWMEIMTAVGTDMLQVGSSDSPGISSSFADLAADLAELADLLATRGFRIAYENWCWATHAPSWKDVWDIVRLADRPNLGLCLDTFQSAGGEFGDPTTASGRIEAGGLVEEELRSSYESSLRELTKTVPSEKIYFLQISDAYKVEPPLGTEADAEGLRPRGRWSHDHRPLPYDGGYLPIVQFLEAVMGTGFRGWLSVEVFDGKFEDKYGDDLKGYAVKGREAVAKMLGDMTLDKSGY is encoded by the coding sequence atGTCACAAGCACCCACACCCCCCTTTGACAATCCCTTATCCTTCGCCTCGTGCTCCATCGGCCTCCCCCGTCACACGCTCGAGCAGAAACTCGACgccattgccgccgccggcttcaacGGCATCGAGCTCTCCTTCCCGGACCTCCAGTCCTTCGCGAACCGGCACCTCGACAaaggcgacgtcgccgaggatgacTACGCCTCCCTCTGCGAGGCCGGGAAGCTCGTCCGCGCGCTCTGCGACCGCAAGGAGCTGCAGATCATGGTCCTGCAACCCTTTGCCAACTTCGAAGGGTGGCCGCGCGGCAGCAAGGAGCGCGAGGACGCCTTCGCGCGTGCGAGAGGCTGGATGGAGATCATgaccgccgtcggcaccgaCATGCTGCAGGTCGGGTCCTCGGACTCTCCTGGCATCTCTTCGTCCTTCGCAgatctcgccgccgaccttgcTGAATTGGCGGACCTCCTAGCCACCCGGGGCTTCCGCATCGCGTACGAGAACTGGTGCTGGGCAACGCATGCTCCTTCGTGGAAGGACGTATGGGACATAGTCCGGCTTGCGGACCGGCCGAACCTGGGGCTGTGTCTGGACACCTTCCAGTCCGCGGGCGGCGAGTTCGGCgacccgacgacggcgtccgggCGTATTGAGGCGGGCGGGTTGGTGGAGGAAGAGCTAAGGTCGAGCTACGAGAGCTCGCTGCGGGagttgacgaagacggtCCCGTCGGAGAAGATCTACTTCCTGCAGATCAGCGACGCGTACAAGGTCGAGCCGCCGTTGGGAACAGAGGCAGACGCGGAGGGATTGCGGCCGAGGGGACGATGGAGCCACGATCACAGGCCGCTGCCGTATGATGGCGGGTATCTGCCCATTGTGCAGTTCCTCGAAGCCGTCATGGGCACCGGGTTCCGTGGGTGGCTGTCGGTCGAGGTGTTTGACGGGAAGTTTGAGGACAAGTATGGCGATGATCTTAAGGGGTATGCGGtgaagggaagggaggctGTCGCGAAGATGTTGGGGGACATGACTTTGGATAAGAGTGGCTACTAG
- a CDS encoding Putative glycoside hydrolase, family 28, pectin lyase/virulence factor — protein sequence MQLIKHLIPVTAALGLVASYDVPPRPNIVPFPKTPTRALPISPPRDPARVCIVCPKTTGDSAPAILKAAHDCNDGGTVVFMPGATYRIASRVDLTFLKHIDFAILGTIVFSDDVQYWQTNTFAYRYQNVNLMWRFGGEDVNIYGLGQGLIEGLGQTWWNANVANSTVVRPLLLGTDGLRGGSITGLNMRNSPNWFNIIANSSDILVSDMNLVVEVTNKTSPAKNTDGWDTYRSDNIVIQNSVIDNTDDCVSFKPNSTNVLVQGLRCNGSHGISVGSLGQYQGQVDIVENLYIYNNSMSNASDGARIKIWPGVPPGTVGSEAGGGLGHVRNVTYEKYENKNNDWAIQLTQCYFAASQEACRKYPATLIIEDIVFKDFTGTTSKKNDPRVGSLICSDPSVCRNIRAQNINISPPSGKPAKWTCTNMDKSLLDIDCI from the exons ATGCAGCTCATCAAGCACCTCATCCCCGTTACGGCGGCTCTAGGCCTCGTGGCGAGCTACGACGTCCCGCCTCGCCCCAACATCGTCCCTTTCCCAAAGACCCCGACGCGTGCTCTCCCCATCAGTCCTCCCCGTGACCCGGCGAGGGTGTGCATCGTCTGCCCCAAGACCACCGGagactcggcgccggcgatcCTCAAGGCGGCCCACGACTGCAACGAtggcggcaccgtcgtcttcATGCCCGGCGCGACCTATAGGATCGCCAGCCGTGTCGACCTGACGTTCCTGAAGCACATCGActtcgccatcctcggcacCATCGTCTTCAGCGACGATGTGCAGTACTGGCAGACCAACACGTTTGCGTACCGCTACCAGAACGTCAACCTGATGTGGCGGTTCGGGGGCGAGGACGTGAACATCTACGGCCTAGGCCAGGGACTCATCGAAG GCCTCGGTCAGACGTGGTGGAATGCCAACGTGGCCAACTCCACCGTCGTCCgcccgctcctcctcggcaccgacggcCTTAGGGGCGGCTCCATCACGGGGCTCAACATGCGCAACTCGCCCAACTGGTTCAACATCATTGCCAACTCGTCCGATATCCTCGTCTCGGACATGAACCTCGTGGTGGAAGTGACCAATAAGACGTCTCCGGCCAAGAACACGGACGGCTGGGACACGTACCGTAGCGACAACATTGTCATCCAGAATTCGGTAATTGACAACACGGACG ACTGTGTATCATTCAAGCCAAACTCGACCAACGTCCTGGTCCAGGGCCTCCGCTGCAACGGCTCGCACGGCATCTCGGTCGGCAGCCTCGGGCAGTATCAGGGCCAGGTCGACATTGTCGAGAACCTCTACATCTACAACAATTCCATGTCCAACGCCTCCGACGGCGCCCGCATCAAGATCTGGCCCGGCGTGCCGCCTGGCACGGTCGGCTCGGAGGCGGgaggcggcctcggccacgtcCGGAACGTGACGTATGAGAAATACGAAAACAAGAACAACGATT GGGCAATTCAACTTACCCAGTGCTACTTCGCTGCCAGCCAAGAAGCGTGCCGCAAATACCCC GCCACATTGATCATCGAGGATATCGTGTTCAAGGACTTCACCGGAACGACGTCGAAGAAGAACGACCCCCGCGTCGGCTCCCTCATCTGCAGTGATCCCTCT GTCTGCAGGAACATTCGGGCCCAGAACATCAACATCTCGCCGCCCAGCGGCAAGCCGGCCAAGTGGACGTGCACCAACATGGACAAGTCGCTGTTGGACATCGACTGCATCTAG
- a CDS encoding Putative nucleotidyltransferase produces MNPAHLPLGKQLPHLRKTLSTNGTLLQVLSLAQKLALPNWYLAGGAVSQTIWNSVSGLPAETGISDYDLVYFDASDTSYEAEDAAIRRGRDVFAGVAAADVEIRNQARVHLWYESRFGMPCPRHESVEAGIDSWISTSAMIGVRLEAGGEWSVYAPRGLSDFYKMVVRPNPMIGDRHAYEKKARRWLGIWKGLTVMPWPENQTPLTFEKDESKDE; encoded by the coding sequence ATGAATCCCGCCCATCTCCCCCTCGGCAAACAACTCCCGCACCTCCGCAAAACCCTCTCCACGAACGGGACGCTCCTCCAGGTGCTCTCCCTCGCGCAGAAGCTCGCCCTGCCGAATTGgtacctcgccggcggcgccgtctccCAGACGATCTGGAACTCCGTCTCGGGCTTgcccgccgagacgggcaTCTCGGACTACGACCTCGTCTACTTCGACGCCTCGGACACCTCGtacgaggccgaggacgccgcgatccgccgcggccgcgatgTCTTCGCGggggttgccgccgccgatgtcgagaTTCGCAACCAGGCGCGCGTGCACCTGTGGTACGAGTCCCGCTTCGGCATGCCGTGCCCGCGGCACGAGTCGGTCGAGGCGGGCATCGACTCGTGGATCTCGACGAGCGCCATGATCGGCGTCAGGCTGGAGGCCGGCGGGGAGTGGAGCGTGTACGCGCCGAGGGGGCTTTCGGACTTTTACAAGATGGTCGTGAGGCCGAACCCGATGATTGGGGACAGGCATGcgtacgagaagaaggcgaggcgGTGGCTGGGCATCTGGAAGGGGTTGACGGTGATGCCGTGGCCAGAGAACCAGACGCCATTGACGTTTGAGAAGGATGAGAGCAAGGATGAGTGA